In Choloepus didactylus isolate mChoDid1 chromosome 26 unlocalized genomic scaffold, mChoDid1.pri SUPER_26_unloc1, whole genome shotgun sequence, the following are encoded in one genomic region:
- the LOC119525710 gene encoding probable ribosome biogenesis protein RLP24, with translation MTLSKVNIKKQTTDFCSGPIYPGHGMMFVRNDCKVFRFCKSKCHKNFKKKRNPRKVRWTKAFWKAAGKELTVDNSFEFEKRRNEPVKYQRELWNKTIDAMKRVEEIKQKRQAKFIMNRLKKNKELQKVQDIKEVKQNIHLIRAPLAGKGKQLEEKMVLQLQQDVDMEDIS, from the exons ATGACG CTCTctaaagtaaacattaaaaaacaaactacaGATTTCTGTTCTGGGCCAATCTATCCCGGCCACGGCATGATGTTCGTCCGCAATGATTGTAAGGTGTTCAGATTCTGTAAATCCAAATgtcataaaaactttaaaaagaagcgTAATCCTCGCAAGGTCAGGTGGACTAAAGCATTCTGGAAGGCAGCTGGTAAAGAGCTTACAGTGGATAATTCATTTGAATTTGAAAAACGTAGAAATGAACCTGTCAAGTACCAGCGAGAGCTATGGAATAAAACTATTGATGCAATGAAGAGAGTCGAAGAAATTAAACAGAAACGCCAAGCTAAATTTATAATGAAcaggttaaagaaaaataaagaactacAGAAAGTTCAGGACATCAAAGAGGTCAAGCAAAACATCCATCTTATCCGGGCTCCTCTTGCAGGCAAAGGAAAGCAGCTGGAAGAAAAAATGGTACTGCAATTACAACAGGATGTGGACATGGAAGATATTTCTTAG
- the LOC119525711 gene encoding olfactory receptor 14C36-like, whose translation MLKAHYSKKSNSTMVAEFLLTRFSDVWEYRVLHTMIFLLIYLATLMGNFLIVIVTTLDEKLHTPMYFFLRNLSVVDICYISVTVPNACVTFLLDSTVISKVGCAAQIYFVFLFATAELLFLSIMAHDRYVAICQPLHYPMIMNTHVCIQMTVSSVLSSVVFAGFHTGNTFWLSFCKSNVVHQFFCDVPSLLNLSCSDTLSNEILIYISAVVIDGGCFFFITRSYIHIFYTVLKFPTRREQGKAFSTCVPHIIVVTVFVSSASAVYVKPSSNSPTIKDMIISVFYSVVPPFLNPIFYSLRNKQIKEAVMRFFIKKLYLWK comes from the coding sequence ATGTTAAAAGCACATTACTCAAAGAAGTCCAACTCCACTATGGTGGCTGAATTCCTGCTTACAAGATTTTCTGATGTGTGGGAGTACAGAGTCTTGCATACCATGATATTCCTACTGATATATTTGGCAACACTGATGGGCAACTTTCTCATTGTCATAGTAACCACACTTGATGAGAAACTTCACactcccatgtatttcttccttaggAATCTGTCTGTAGTGGATATATGCTACATTTCTGTCACTGTACCCAATGCCTGTGTCACCTTCCTGCTTGACAGCACAGTGATTTCCAAGGTTGGATGTGCAGCTCAGATAtactttgttttcttgtttgctaCTGCAGAGCTTCTGTTCCTCTCTATCATGGCCCATGACCGAtatgtggccatctgccagcCCCTCCACTATCCTATGATCATGAACACACACGTTTGTATCCAGATGACCGTATCCTCTGTGCTCAGTAGTGTGGTCTTTGCAGGATTCCACACTGGAAACACATTCTGGTTGTCTTTCTGTAAGTCCAATGTGGTCCATCAGTTTTTCTGTGATGTGCCGTCACTGCTGAATCTCTCCTGCTCTGACACCTTAagcaatgaaattttaatttatatctcTGCAGTGGTGATTGATGGTGGCTGTTTTTTCTTCATCACTAGGTCttatattcacatattttataCAGTTCTCAAATTTCCAACCAGGAGAGAGCAGGGAAAGGCCTTTTCCACCTGTGTCCCTCATATCATTGTGGTGACTGTATTTGTCAGCTCAGCCAGTGCTGTTTATGTGAAACCAAGTTCTAACTCACCAACAATTAAGGACATGATCATTTCTGTGTTCTATTCTGTAGTCCCCCCTTTCTTGAATCCTATTTTCTATAGTCTtagaaacaagcaaataaaagaagctgtaatgagattttttatcaaaaagctcTATTTATGGAAGTGA